In Flammeovirgaceae bacterium 311, one DNA window encodes the following:
- a CDS encoding hypothetical protein (COG3394 Uncharacterized protein conserved in bacteria) has translation MKNLHLFLSLLILNCLLLVVPACGQQKQPPRLIVRADDMGFSHAANDAIMQTVKEGVATSIEVLVPSPWFPEAVKILKDNPSIDVGVHLTLTSEWDNMKFRPVSGPSSITDEGGYFYPIIHPNKNRPGQALMEHGWKLEDIEREFRAQIELALKKIPHISHITAHMGCYDMTPEVQAMTKKLAREYGIDIDPADYKAHKVRYAGPKETAEEKVQSFIKMLESLEAGETYFFVDHPGLNTPELKAIHHAGYDNVAVDRQGVTDCWTDQRVKETIRRLGIQLISYPDLVKK, from the coding sequence ATGAAAAATTTACACTTGTTTCTGAGCCTGCTTATCCTGAACTGCCTGTTGCTGGTGGTGCCTGCCTGCGGTCAGCAGAAGCAGCCTCCGCGCCTGATTGTGCGGGCAGATGATATGGGCTTCTCTCATGCTGCCAACGATGCGATTATGCAGACTGTAAAAGAGGGGGTTGCCACTTCTATAGAGGTTTTGGTGCCATCGCCCTGGTTTCCGGAGGCGGTTAAAATTTTAAAGGATAATCCCTCCATCGATGTGGGAGTGCACCTTACCCTTACCAGTGAATGGGATAATATGAAGTTCAGACCGGTATCTGGTCCCTCCAGCATTACAGATGAGGGGGGCTATTTTTACCCAATCATCCATCCAAATAAAAACAGACCCGGACAGGCATTAATGGAACATGGGTGGAAACTGGAGGATATAGAGCGGGAATTCCGGGCTCAGATAGAGCTGGCGCTGAAAAAGATTCCGCATATCAGCCATATTACCGCTCACATGGGCTGCTATGATATGACGCCTGAGGTGCAGGCAATGACAAAGAAGCTGGCCCGGGAGTATGGAATTGATATTGATCCGGCAGACTACAAGGCACACAAAGTGAGGTATGCAGGACCAAAAGAAACTGCAGAAGAAAAGGTGCAGAGCTTTATTAAAATGTTGGAAAGCCTGGAGGCAGGAGAAACCTATTTTTTTGTAGACCATCCGGGGCTTAATACTCCTGAACTAAAAGCCATACACCATGCAGGTTACGATAATGTTGCCGTAGACAGGCAGGGGGTTACCGACTGCTGGACCGACCAGCGGGTGAAGGAAACTATCAGGAGATTGGGAATACAGCTGATAAGCTATCCCGATCTGGTTAAAAAGTAG
- a CDS encoding hypothetical protein (COG5520 O-Glycosyl hydrolase), whose protein sequence is MTLKTNLLLLSLLSCLPGAAHAQADNFTAIAAEVDFSKKVRDWDGFGFNYVETAQTLDYTNAPQEYGGFSLLNEGQKQEIIELVFGNEGLKVGLVKMFLDPYHQEQPGGAFDHTRTTQHMRYFVKQGYAKTKESGRDLTIITTMYGPPAWATKQKEIRGRDLDPVQKENLARYMIDWAKFLRQQEGLPVKYISLHNEGEDWMRWETDGITHEALNYGHDYNLFWPPQQVVDFLSFMPDMLNKEGLNDVKLTPGETYSWDKFFKWGYPYAITDNNRALNNLGLITSHGFLHFGYGRWNSYHLSTGTDIIREKRPELHAWVTSTSWKNMDAEFVTEIYNNIYYSKVNGLIPWAGIQQPNKWYGKEGDPNPGCAIWVKPDGSYEVRRGYYYYKQVSAAGLPGMAVVRTQAQESEVSIIGFGANGTPNPDAMVLINVGPAARVVHLSVKGSKAKNFLAYRTSEGERRLNIPVERFTPIGDFPVQQGKIVVEVPARSVTTFYGQ, encoded by the coding sequence ATGACTCTTAAAACCAATCTCCTCCTGCTTTCCCTGCTCTCCTGTTTACCGGGAGCGGCACATGCTCAAGCCGATAACTTCACAGCCATAGCGGCTGAAGTTGACTTTTCAAAAAAAGTACGGGATTGGGATGGTTTTGGCTTTAATTATGTAGAAACAGCCCAAACTCTGGATTATACCAATGCACCACAGGAATACGGTGGCTTTAGCCTGCTGAACGAAGGGCAGAAGCAGGAAATAATTGAACTGGTTTTTGGAAACGAGGGCCTGAAGGTAGGCCTGGTAAAAATGTTCCTGGACCCATACCACCAGGAGCAGCCCGGCGGAGCCTTTGACCACACCCGTACCACCCAACACATGCGCTACTTTGTGAAGCAGGGGTATGCCAAAACCAAAGAAAGCGGCAGAGACCTGACCATCATCACCACCATGTACGGTCCGCCTGCCTGGGCTACGAAGCAAAAGGAGATTCGGGGGCGCGATCTGGATCCGGTCCAGAAAGAAAACCTGGCCAGGTACATGATCGACTGGGCTAAATTTTTACGCCAGCAGGAAGGCCTGCCGGTAAAGTATATATCCCTGCACAACGAGGGTGAGGACTGGATGCGCTGGGAAACAGACGGCATCACCCACGAAGCGCTTAACTATGGCCATGATTACAATCTTTTCTGGCCACCCCAGCAGGTTGTGGATTTTTTAAGCTTTATGCCCGACATGCTTAATAAAGAAGGACTGAACGATGTGAAATTAACTCCGGGAGAAACCTATAGCTGGGACAAATTCTTTAAATGGGGATATCCTTATGCCATTACTGATAATAACAGGGCGCTGAACAACCTGGGCCTGATTACCTCTCATGGCTTTTTACATTTTGGCTATGGCCGCTGGAACAGCTATCACCTGAGCACCGGCACCGATATTATCAGGGAAAAACGCCCGGAGCTGCATGCATGGGTAACCTCCACCAGCTGGAAAAACATGGATGCTGAGTTTGTTACTGAAATCTATAATAACATCTATTACTCTAAAGTAAACGGGCTGATTCCCTGGGCTGGCATTCAGCAACCTAATAAGTGGTATGGAAAAGAGGGCGATCCGAACCCCGGCTGTGCCATCTGGGTTAAGCCCGACGGCAGCTACGAGGTCAGGAGGGGCTACTATTACTACAAGCAGGTATCTGCCGCAGGCCTGCCCGGCATGGCAGTTGTCAGAACCCAGGCGCAGGAATCAGAAGTATCCATCATTGGTTTTGGTGCAAACGGCACCCCCAATCCGGATGCAATGGTGCTGATCAATGTAGGGCCTGCTGCCCGTGTTGTACACCTTAGTGTGAAGGGAAGCAAGGCTAAAAATTTCCTGGCCTACAGAACATCAGAGGGAGAAAGAAGGCTGAATATCCCTGTAGAAAGGTTTACCCCTATTGGTGATTTTCCTGTTCAGCAGGGAAAAATTGTTGTGGAAGTACCTGCCAGATCGGTTACGACCTTTTACGGTCAGTAA
- a CDS encoding alpha,alpha-trehalase (COG1626 Neutral trehalase) — MKTRLILLFLFSSLILSAQHKTETYKPKYAAKWSEINSYVRSRWDNELNKSDNLPHIYVGAFPGLPFMFYWDTYFTNVGLNIHEMDAMAAGNTENLLYVVDQYGYMGNAAVTSWGMNRSQPPYLSAMVRNMFESTGAKDTAFLKKAYPILKKEYLFWTDTSLNAIEQHNTPIQGLQRFYHHAKEDEILTLFEELATRFSISKDISDAEKIKVTIPYLVEAASGMDFTTRFEQRAPDFIAVELNTLLYVYEKNFSWMVDLLKLKGEPDWNTIAERRKRLVNQYCWNEERGLFLDYDFVNKRSSKVAAVTTFQPLWAGMASKEQAARVVSNMPLFESEWGMATTEKAGEIKPHQWGETSVWAPMQMLTVAGLDKYGYKKEAKRIASKYLDLLARNYLTPTPAEAVKKGVNITREPGHLYEKYRIDGTINDHEYTANTMMGWTGGTAAFCYSYLFPAN, encoded by the coding sequence ATGAAAACCAGGCTCATTCTTTTGTTTCTGTTCAGCTCCCTGATTTTGAGTGCTCAGCATAAAACAGAAACCTATAAACCAAAATATGCTGCTAAATGGAGTGAGATCAACAGTTATGTGCGTTCGCGCTGGGATAACGAGCTGAATAAATCTGATAATCTTCCACATATTTATGTAGGGGCATTTCCAGGGCTGCCCTTTATGTTTTACTGGGATACTTACTTTACGAATGTGGGCCTTAACATTCATGAAATGGATGCAATGGCTGCAGGAAATACAGAAAACCTGCTCTATGTAGTAGATCAGTATGGATACATGGGCAATGCAGCTGTTACCAGCTGGGGGATGAATCGCTCGCAGCCGCCTTACCTTTCGGCAATGGTCAGGAATATGTTCGAAAGCACAGGGGCAAAAGATACTGCATTTCTCAAAAAGGCTTACCCCATCCTGAAAAAGGAGTATCTGTTCTGGACAGACACCTCTCTAAATGCCATAGAACAGCACAATACCCCAATTCAGGGTCTGCAACGCTTTTATCATCATGCCAAGGAAGATGAAATTCTTACCCTGTTCGAAGAGCTTGCCACTAGATTTTCCATTTCAAAAGATATCAGTGATGCAGAAAAAATAAAAGTCACCATTCCTTACCTGGTAGAGGCGGCCTCCGGTATGGATTTTACCACCCGCTTCGAGCAGCGGGCGCCTGATTTTATAGCGGTGGAGCTAAATACACTGCTTTATGTTTATGAGAAAAATTTCAGCTGGATGGTTGATTTGTTAAAGCTAAAGGGCGAACCAGACTGGAATACAATAGCTGAAAGAAGAAAAAGGCTGGTAAATCAGTATTGCTGGAATGAAGAAAGAGGCCTCTTTCTGGATTATGACTTTGTGAATAAACGGAGCAGTAAAGTAGCGGCCGTAACCACCTTTCAGCCCCTGTGGGCAGGCATGGCTTCTAAAGAACAGGCCGCAAGAGTAGTGAGCAACATGCCCCTGTTTGAAAGCGAATGGGGTATGGCAACAACAGAAAAAGCCGGTGAGATAAAACCTCACCAATGGGGTGAAACATCGGTGTGGGCCCCCATGCAAATGCTTACGGTGGCAGGCCTCGATAAGTACGGATATAAAAAGGAAGCAAAACGTATCGCTTCTAAATACCTGGATCTTCTGGCCAGAAACTACCTGACTCCAACGCCTGCAGAGGCCGTTAAAAAAGGCGTAAATATCACAAGAGAGCCGGGGCACCTTTACGAAAAATACAGGATTGATGGCACCATCAATGACCATGAGTACACTGCTAACACCATGATGGGATGGACCGGAGGCACTGCAGCATTTTGCTACAGTTACTTATTTCCAGCCAATTAG
- a CDS encoding alpha-L-rhamnosidase: MTMGAIKTSVLIIPLLLFQLALFGQSKPFVSLPAQLNDSSFADWIGPGDSDYGVFYFRKAVELKEVPKSFIIHVSADNRYRLWVNEKLVIWGPAVGDMFNWNYETTDIAPYLKEGKNIIASQVWNMGSLRGARQISHKTAFILQGNSPAEQVANTNNSWKIIKDRGYHGIAINRRIAGGGYIAGGTDSVDGFKHPWGWNLLSYDDAAWQAARKLGKGNHQGLDTWVGTPWMLQARKIPLMEQKLETIPQLLDVKGFSYPLSAYKGSLQTQIPPNTQAEILLDNGVLTMGFPQLLVSGGRGSKIKIQYQEALFNEEGGKGNRDEWRGKVMKGYYDVFLPDGGNRLFEPLWIRVFRYVKITVSTGNEPLSINGFKNLYTAYPLEQKATFTSSKKDFEKIWDVSWRTAQLCALETYMDCPYYEQLQYIGDTRIQALISMYVGGDERLVKNALEQFYASMQPMGLTKSNHPAAGTQIIPPFSLLYISMLHDYHMLGKDSGFVKQYMPGVKFILDWFISRIDDSGMLGPLPYWNHIDGGTKFVNGSPPGISDGGSAHMSVLLAYTIDRAAEMLTYYGYACDAENLLPVSAKLKENTLKLCLNRDKGLLAETPDQQLYSRHTNSFAILAGMFDAQTEKAVARKIIDDGSLIQTSLYFDFYVFQALKKAGLGGEVTALMEKWQTFLDYGLTTFPEHGIESRSDCHAWSAHPMYDFLSIVCGVTSSSPGFKTVKIEPQLGELTKASGTIPHYMGEIAVSFTKDKKERLRYEVVLPHNLTGVLKYKNQSYPLSGGKNINTLN; this comes from the coding sequence ATGACCATGGGAGCTATCAAAACATCTGTCCTTATTATCCCGCTGCTACTCTTCCAATTAGCATTGTTCGGGCAGTCGAAGCCATTTGTTAGCCTGCCCGCGCAGCTTAATGACAGCTCTTTTGCAGATTGGATAGGGCCTGGAGATTCAGATTATGGAGTGTTTTACTTCAGGAAAGCAGTGGAGCTGAAGGAGGTACCTAAAAGCTTCATCATACACGTTTCTGCCGATAACCGGTATCGCTTATGGGTGAATGAGAAACTGGTTATTTGGGGTCCTGCCGTGGGCGATATGTTTAACTGGAACTACGAAACCACCGATATTGCCCCTTACCTGAAGGAAGGTAAAAATATCATTGCCTCACAGGTCTGGAATATGGGAAGTCTGAGAGGTGCCCGGCAGATCTCTCACAAAACTGCTTTTATCCTGCAGGGCAATTCACCAGCAGAGCAGGTAGCAAATACCAATAATTCATGGAAGATTATAAAAGATAGAGGCTACCATGGTATTGCCATTAATAGAAGAATTGCTGGCGGTGGCTACATAGCAGGCGGCACCGACAGTGTTGATGGTTTTAAGCATCCCTGGGGCTGGAATTTGTTATCATATGATGATGCTGCCTGGCAGGCTGCCAGGAAATTAGGAAAGGGAAATCACCAGGGACTGGATACCTGGGTTGGAACGCCCTGGATGCTCCAGGCCAGAAAGATTCCCCTGATGGAGCAAAAGTTAGAAACTATACCCCAACTCCTGGATGTAAAGGGATTTTCTTATCCTCTATCAGCCTATAAGGGCTCGCTGCAAACCCAAATTCCACCCAATACACAAGCTGAAATTTTACTGGATAATGGGGTGCTGACAATGGGATTTCCGCAACTTTTAGTATCAGGAGGAAGGGGCAGTAAAATAAAAATACAGTATCAGGAGGCTTTATTTAATGAGGAGGGTGGCAAAGGAAACCGGGATGAGTGGAGGGGAAAAGTAATGAAAGGCTATTACGATGTTTTTTTGCCTGATGGCGGTAATAGATTATTTGAGCCCCTATGGATACGTGTTTTCCGCTATGTTAAAATAACAGTCAGCACCGGGAATGAGCCCTTAAGCATCAATGGTTTTAAAAATTTATACACCGCTTATCCCCTGGAGCAAAAAGCTACTTTTACATCCAGCAAAAAAGACTTTGAGAAAATATGGGATGTGTCCTGGCGCACCGCACAGCTATGTGCCCTGGAAACCTATATGGACTGCCCCTATTACGAACAGCTGCAGTATATAGGCGATACCCGCATCCAGGCCCTGATTTCTATGTATGTGGGAGGCGACGAGCGGCTGGTAAAAAATGCATTGGAACAGTTTTATGCTTCCATGCAACCCATGGGCCTTACAAAAAGCAACCACCCGGCAGCAGGTACACAAATTATACCTCCTTTTTCGCTCCTGTACATTTCCATGCTGCACGATTACCACATGCTGGGCAAAGACAGTGGGTTTGTAAAGCAGTACATGCCAGGCGTAAAGTTTATCCTGGATTGGTTTATAAGCAGGATTGATGATAGTGGAATGCTGGGCCCTTTGCCGTACTGGAATCATATTGATGGAGGAACAAAATTTGTGAATGGGTCGCCTCCGGGGATCAGCGATGGCGGCTCTGCCCATATGTCTGTTTTATTAGCCTACACTATTGACAGGGCAGCGGAAATGCTCACCTATTATGGGTATGCCTGCGATGCGGAAAATCTTCTGCCTGTTTCAGCAAAGCTGAAGGAAAACACACTTAAGCTCTGTTTGAACAGAGATAAAGGACTGCTGGCCGAGACGCCCGATCAGCAATTATATTCCAGGCACACCAACAGCTTTGCCATTCTGGCCGGCATGTTCGATGCGCAAACCGAAAAGGCAGTAGCAAGGAAAATCATTGATGACGGCAGCTTGATTCAAACTTCGCTCTACTTTGATTTCTATGTTTTTCAGGCCCTGAAAAAAGCAGGTTTAGGCGGTGAAGTAACCGCTTTGATGGAGAAATGGCAGACATTCCTCGATTATGGACTCACAACCTTTCCAGAGCATGGTATTGAAAGCCGTTCGGATTGCCATGCCTGGTCGGCCCACCCGATGTACGACTTTTTAAGTATTGTCTGCGGCGTAACTTCTTCCTCCCCGGGCTTTAAAACTGTTAAAATTGAACCTCAACTAGGGGAGCTGACTAAAGCATCAGGCACCATTCCGCATTACATGGGTGAAATTGCAGTGTCTTTTACAAAGGATAAAAAGGAAAGGTTAAGGTATGAGGTAGTATTGCCCCATAACCTGACAGGAGTCTTAAAGTACAAAAATCAATCATATCCGCTTTCGGGCGGAAAAAATATAAATACACTTAATTGA
- a CDS encoding putative xanthan lyase (COG1249 Pyruvate/2-oxoglutarate dehydrogenase complex, dihydrolipoamide dehydrogenase (E3) component, and related enzymes) — protein sequence MRKSMLLMACLFAFASSVFAQRAKTSKYDIVIYGGTSAGIVAAIQSSRMGKSVLLIEPSQRIGGLSTGGLGQTDIGNKQAVGGISREFYQNIKKYYDDPANWKWQKKEEYKDGGQTRTEEGESTMWTFEPSAALKVFHDMLAAEKVKLVYGKRLNREEGVIKNGTAITQIEMESGEVYRAKMFIDATYEGDLMAAAGVSYTYGRESNEQYGESLNGVQANNINLTLRNGISHNARNHNFVQAVDPYVVKGDKSSGVLPYIDTDGPGLEGNGDKRIQAYGFRMTLTDHPENRIPFEKPADYNEQNYELLFRNYEAGETKIPWINSSMPNRKTDTNNNHGFSTDFIGQNYNYPEGSYEEREKIIEAHRNYQKGLMWSLAYHPRIPEQIRQEVSRWGTSKDEYERADGWQQQLYIREARRMISDYVMTQKHGERLEVAEDPVGLAAYGMDSHHVQRYIDANGYVQNEGNVQAGVAGPYPISYRSIIPKATECTNLLVPVCLSSTHMAFGSIRMEPVFMVLGQSAATAASLAIDQKIPLQALPYDRLKQVLLAGKQRLE from the coding sequence ATGAGAAAATCTATGCTTTTGATGGCATGCCTGTTTGCCTTTGCCTCTTCTGTGTTTGCACAACGGGCAAAAACATCTAAATATGATATTGTTATTTATGGCGGTACTTCAGCTGGCATTGTAGCAGCCATTCAAAGTTCCAGAATGGGTAAAAGTGTATTGCTGATTGAGCCTTCGCAAAGAATTGGGGGCTTAAGCACCGGCGGGCTGGGTCAGACAGATATTGGCAACAAACAGGCTGTTGGAGGAATTTCCAGGGAGTTTTACCAGAACATTAAAAAATACTACGACGACCCGGCCAACTGGAAATGGCAAAAAAAAGAGGAATATAAAGATGGCGGGCAAACCCGTACCGAAGAAGGCGAAAGCACCATGTGGACCTTTGAGCCATCGGCAGCCCTGAAAGTGTTTCATGATATGCTGGCCGCTGAAAAAGTTAAGCTTGTGTATGGAAAACGGCTGAACCGGGAAGAGGGCGTTATTAAAAATGGCACTGCTATCACACAGATAGAGATGGAAAGTGGAGAAGTGTACAGGGCTAAGATGTTCATAGATGCCACCTACGAAGGAGACCTGATGGCAGCAGCAGGGGTTAGCTATACGTACGGACGTGAGTCTAATGAGCAGTATGGCGAATCCCTGAATGGCGTTCAGGCTAATAATATAAACCTGACTTTAAGGAATGGAATATCTCATAATGCACGTAACCATAATTTTGTGCAGGCTGTGGATCCTTATGTGGTGAAAGGTGATAAATCAAGTGGAGTACTGCCTTATATAGACACTGATGGGCCGGGATTAGAAGGGAACGGGGATAAAAGGATACAGGCATACGGTTTCCGTATGACGCTTACAGATCATCCTGAAAACCGCATTCCGTTTGAAAAACCTGCAGATTATAACGAGCAGAATTATGAGCTGCTTTTCAGAAATTACGAGGCAGGGGAGACGAAAATTCCGTGGATCAATTCCAGTATGCCTAACCGCAAAACAGATACCAACAACAATCATGGCTTTTCCACCGATTTTATAGGCCAGAATTACAATTATCCCGAAGGCTCTTACGAGGAAAGGGAAAAAATTATTGAAGCACACAGAAACTATCAGAAGGGCCTGATGTGGTCTCTGGCCTATCATCCAAGAATTCCAGAACAGATAAGGCAGGAGGTTTCGCGCTGGGGAACCAGTAAGGATGAGTATGAGCGGGCTGATGGCTGGCAGCAGCAACTTTACATTCGGGAGGCCAGACGCATGATCAGTGATTATGTGATGACACAAAAACACGGCGAACGCCTGGAGGTGGCAGAAGACCCGGTAGGGTTAGCGGCATACGGAATGGACTCACACCATGTACAGCGCTACATAGATGCCAACGGTTATGTACAAAACGAGGGAAATGTTCAGGCAGGAGTGGCAGGTCCTTATCCCATCAGCTACCGCTCCATTATTCCAAAAGCAACGGAGTGCACTAATTTGCTGGTTCCGGTATGCTTAAGTTCTACCCACATGGCCTTTGGCTCTATCCGCATGGAACCCGTTTTTATGGTGCTGGGGCAATCTGCTGCCACAGCTGCCTCTCTTGCCATCGACCAGAAGATCCCCCTTCAGGCGCTTCCCTATGACAGGCTGAAGCAAGTTTTATTAGCCGGTAAGCAACGTTTGGAATAG
- a CDS encoding ADP-ribosylglycohydrolase, with protein MNAKKLSLIKPGLLLLVGLGLTTACNEQAAREGIRVEDRSLSFIEIPAETITDKIRGGLLGQMIGVQNGLQYEFKFIEEPGNVSGYVPALPEGAITDDDTDFEWVYIYTMQQQRQLKIPYQNIATLWKERINKNIWCSNRYARSLMDIDIDPPHTGNIALNPWAEFNISGQFLCETFGLIAPAMPQSASKIGLHYTNVAIDYEPAQTTQFFTSMIATAFVESDIIKILDAGVQATDTSSILPMLVADLKEWHRQYPQDWKHTRKLIEEKYSPKTSWIRSNNGYELNSAGVVAALLYGEGDYARTMEFAYNFGWDADCNAATAGTILGTVKGYKWMMSQGWQIVDRYQNTTRDNMPEDETITSFADRVIELFELLNEENGGAKIVSNQRIVYKIPAEKPRAVVPLRTKDSQQKILLAALNSSIERDLLSEDRASSAKAVYLAICLDMQDELSQKHPNQWQRAIKELKGYYKVMNNVFWGSDFKTLNELKEKFIASGFTAPPRKLTDEEVYSSIIWKDPTEIVLE; from the coding sequence ATGAATGCAAAGAAATTATCCCTGATCAAGCCTGGTCTATTACTGCTGGTAGGTTTAGGCCTTACAACAGCCTGCAACGAACAAGCAGCACGTGAAGGAATAAGGGTTGAAGATAGAAGCCTTAGCTTTATAGAGATTCCTGCAGAAACCATTACCGATAAGATAAGAGGCGGTTTGCTGGGTCAGATGATAGGGGTGCAAAACGGGCTTCAGTATGAGTTTAAATTTATTGAAGAGCCCGGAAATGTAAGTGGATATGTACCCGCTCTTCCGGAAGGTGCCATTACAGATGATGATACTGATTTTGAGTGGGTATACATATACACCATGCAGCAGCAAAGGCAGTTAAAAATACCTTACCAGAATATTGCCACCTTGTGGAAGGAGAGAATCAATAAGAACATCTGGTGTTCAAACCGTTATGCAAGATCACTGATGGATATTGACATTGATCCACCCCATACCGGAAACATTGCTTTAAATCCCTGGGCTGAATTCAACATTTCGGGTCAGTTCTTATGCGAAACCTTTGGATTGATTGCTCCTGCCATGCCTCAATCGGCATCTAAAATAGGCCTGCACTATACCAATGTTGCTATAGATTATGAGCCGGCACAAACCACACAGTTTTTTACCAGTATGATTGCCACAGCATTTGTGGAAAGCGATATTATCAAAATTCTTGATGCAGGTGTGCAGGCAACAGATACCAGCAGCATATTGCCCATGCTGGTGGCCGATTTAAAAGAATGGCACCGCCAGTATCCTCAGGACTGGAAACACACCCGCAAGCTGATTGAAGAAAAGTACTCACCTAAAACAAGCTGGATCAGATCTAACAACGGCTATGAGCTGAATTCTGCAGGCGTGGTGGCAGCACTGCTGTATGGTGAAGGAGATTATGCCCGCACCATGGAGTTTGCCTATAACTTTGGCTGGGATGCGGATTGTAATGCCGCAACTGCCGGCACTATTCTGGGTACTGTAAAAGGCTATAAATGGATGATGAGCCAGGGCTGGCAAATCGTAGACCGATACCAGAATACCACCCGCGACAATATGCCGGAAGATGAAACCATTACCAGCTTTGCCGACAGGGTCATTGAACTCTTTGAGCTGCTGAACGAAGAAAATGGGGGTGCTAAAATAGTTTCAAACCAACGGATAGTCTATAAGATACCAGCAGAAAAGCCCAGAGCAGTGGTGCCCCTCAGAACCAAAGACAGCCAGCAGAAGATCCTACTCGCAGCCCTGAACAGCAGTATTGAAAGAGACCTGCTTAGCGAAGATAGGGCCAGTTCAGCAAAGGCTGTTTACCTGGCCATATGCCTGGATATGCAGGACGAACTTAGCCAGAAACACCCTAACCAGTGGCAGCGGGCAATCAAAGAACTGAAAGGCTATTACAAAGTAATGAATAATGTGTTCTGGGGGTCGGATTTCAAAACCCTGAATGAGCTGAAGGAGAAGTTTATTGCTTCGGGCTTCACTGCACCTCCCCGTAAGCTCACCGATGAGGAAGTTTACTCTTCCATCATCTGGAAAGATCCCACAGAGATTGTGTTGGAATAA